A region of Trichoplusia ni isolate ovarian cell line Hi5 chromosome 23, tn1, whole genome shotgun sequence DNA encodes the following proteins:
- the LOC113504980 gene encoding 40S ribosomal protein S25, translating into MPPKKDTKASAKQPQKTQKKKEGSGGGKAKKKKWSKGKVRDKLNNQVLFDKPTYEKLYKEVPQYKLITPAVVSERLKVRGSLARRALIELREKGLIKQVVQHHGQVIYTRATKGDDPVA; encoded by the exons ATG CCGCCCAAGAAGGACACGAAGGCTTCGGCCAAGCAGCCCCAGAAAACACAGAAGAAGAAGGAAGGATCCGGTGGCGGTAAAGCCAAGAAGAAG AAGTGGTCCAAAGGAAAAGTTCGTGACAAGCTTAACAACCAGGTGTTGTTCGACAAGCCCACATATGAGAAACTGTACAAGGAAGTGCCCCAGTACAAGCTGATCACACCCGCCGTCGTCTCTGAGAGGCTGAAGGTCAGGGGATCCCTCGCCAGGAGAGCACTCATTGAGCTCAGGGAGAAGG GTTTAATCAAACAAGTAGTCCAGCACCACGGACAGGTCATCTACACTAGGGCCACCAAGGGTGATGACCCCGTCGCATAA
- the LOC113504968 gene encoding uncharacterized protein LOC113504968 isoform X2, with the protein MAQVNEIEPTWNILGDSFPKQYEVPEEVEKKPKAENISKIKLKLQDIQDAHNRIKSDVVFTPVIEAKYVGKNFCNVFLKCENLQNTGSFKARGACNILSSMSPSDKSKGCTVSGGRNYLSAMTYYGFKQSVPINVIVPKDCPLVDKHTYKENFAIVKVHGNDLNDASLHALTYCDEIGSNYVHGSDRLDLIAGYGTLGLELLTQMDKMDAILCPVGSGGLVASLVLAVKSLKPNCLIYGVECSAAPTMTKALQEKKPVMIQLNPTIADSLSTIIASNNAFNIVRGYLDRMITVDEVWISRAMINILEREKMVVEGAAACPVAAVMAGKVPELRGKNIVCVLSGGNINSSRMSRVIDRGMAAEGRLVKFSVALPDVPGAMAKLLAKVTDNGADVKSFVPERAWMRRDIFTVNMLIETSDIHHAKDLEKKLLKDYPHSHFIML; encoded by the exons ATGGCTCAAGTAAATGAAATAGAACCAACGTGGAACATCCTCGGCGACAGTTTCCCCAAACAATACGAAGTACCTGAG GAAGTTGAAAAGAAACCTAAAGCGGAAAATATAAGCAAAATCAAGCTAAAGCTGCAGGACATACAGGATGCTCATAATAGGATCAAGAGCGACGTCGTATTTACACCAGTAATC gaagctaaatatgtaggaaaaaacttttgtaatgttttcttgaAATGCGAGAATTTACAGAACACAGGAAG TTTCAAAGCACGTGGAGCTTGTAATATACTGTCCAGCATGTCGCCCTCAGACAAAAGCAAAGGTTGCACCGTATCGGGTGGTAGAAACTACCTTAGCGCGATGACATACTACGGATTCAAGCAGTCAGTGCCTATCAACGTGATAGTACCGAAGGATTGTCCTCTGGTCGACAAACACACGTACAAGGAGAACTTCGCGATTGTGAAAGTTCACGGCAATGATCTGAACGACGCCAGCCTGCATGCACTCACTTACTGTGACGAAATTGGTTCCAATTATGTTCACGG GTCTGACCGCTTGGACCTGATAGCGGGCTACGGCACTCTAGGGTTGGAATTACTTACTCAGATGGACAAGATGGATGCTATATTATGTCCGGTCGGCAGTGGCGGCCTTGTGGCCAGCCTCGTACTGGCTGTCAAGAGTCTAAAGcctaattgtttaatttac GGCGTTGAATGTTCGGCGGCTCCTACAATGACTAAAGCGCTCCAAGAAAAGAAGCCAGTTATGATACAACTAAACCCGACCATCGCTGACAGTCTCAGTACCATCATAGCCAGTAATAACGCTTTCAACATTGTAAGAGGATACTTGGACAGAATG ATAACAGTCGATGAAGTGTGGATATCGCGAGCCATGATCAACATTCTGGAACGAGAAAAGATGGTGGTGGAAGGTGCCGCTGCCTGTCCTGTCGCTGCGGTGATGGCTGGGAAGGTTCCGGAGCTACGCGGTAAAAA CATCGTGTGCGTATTATCTGGCGGCAACATCAACAGCAGTCGCATGTCACGGGTGATCGACCGCGGCATGGCGGCGGAGGGCCGCCTCGTCAAGTTCAGCGTGGCGCTGCCCGACGTGCCGGGCGCCATGGCCAAGCTGCTGGCGAAGGTCACGGACAACGGCGCCGACGTCAAGAGCTTCGTACCCGAACGGGCGTGGATGAGAAGAGATATCTTTACA GTAAATATGCTGATTGAAACAAGCGACATACATCACGCCAAGGATTTAGAAAAGAAATTACTCAAGGACTACCCTCACTCGCACTTTATTATGTTATAG
- the LOC113504968 gene encoding uncharacterized protein LOC113504968 isoform X3, giving the protein MAQVNEIEPTWNILGDSFPKQYEVPEEVEKKPKAENISKIKLKLQDIQDAHNRIKSDVVFTPVIEAKYVGKNFCNVFLKCENLQNTGSFKARGACNILSSMSPSDKSKGCTVSGGRNYLSAMTYYGFKQSVPINVIVPKDCPLVDKHTYKENFAIVKVHGNDLNDASLHALTYCDEIGSNYVHGSDRLDLIAGYGTLGLELLTQMDKMDAILCPVGSGGLVASLVLAVKSLKPNCLIYITVDEVWISRAMINILEREKMVVEGAAACPVAAVMAGKVPELRGKNIVCVLSGGNINSSRMSRVIDRGMAAEGRLVKFSVALPDVPGAMAKLLAKVTDNGADVKSFVPERAWMRRDIFTVSVNMLIETSDIHHAKDLEKKLLKDYPHSHFIML; this is encoded by the exons ATGGCTCAAGTAAATGAAATAGAACCAACGTGGAACATCCTCGGCGACAGTTTCCCCAAACAATACGAAGTACCTGAG GAAGTTGAAAAGAAACCTAAAGCGGAAAATATAAGCAAAATCAAGCTAAAGCTGCAGGACATACAGGATGCTCATAATAGGATCAAGAGCGACGTCGTATTTACACCAGTAATC gaagctaaatatgtaggaaaaaacttttgtaatgttttcttgaAATGCGAGAATTTACAGAACACAGGAAG TTTCAAAGCACGTGGAGCTTGTAATATACTGTCCAGCATGTCGCCCTCAGACAAAAGCAAAGGTTGCACCGTATCGGGTGGTAGAAACTACCTTAGCGCGATGACATACTACGGATTCAAGCAGTCAGTGCCTATCAACGTGATAGTACCGAAGGATTGTCCTCTGGTCGACAAACACACGTACAAGGAGAACTTCGCGATTGTGAAAGTTCACGGCAATGATCTGAACGACGCCAGCCTGCATGCACTCACTTACTGTGACGAAATTGGTTCCAATTATGTTCACGG GTCTGACCGCTTGGACCTGATAGCGGGCTACGGCACTCTAGGGTTGGAATTACTTACTCAGATGGACAAGATGGATGCTATATTATGTCCGGTCGGCAGTGGCGGCCTTGTGGCCAGCCTCGTACTGGCTGTCAAGAGTCTAAAGcctaattgtttaatttac ATAACAGTCGATGAAGTGTGGATATCGCGAGCCATGATCAACATTCTGGAACGAGAAAAGATGGTGGTGGAAGGTGCCGCTGCCTGTCCTGTCGCTGCGGTGATGGCTGGGAAGGTTCCGGAGCTACGCGGTAAAAA CATCGTGTGCGTATTATCTGGCGGCAACATCAACAGCAGTCGCATGTCACGGGTGATCGACCGCGGCATGGCGGCGGAGGGCCGCCTCGTCAAGTTCAGCGTGGCGCTGCCCGACGTGCCGGGCGCCATGGCCAAGCTGCTGGCGAAGGTCACGGACAACGGCGCCGACGTCAAGAGCTTCGTACCCGAACGGGCGTGGATGAGAAGAGATATCTTTACAGTTTCT GTAAATATGCTGATTGAAACAAGCGACATACATCACGCCAAGGATTTAGAAAAGAAATTACTCAAGGACTACCCTCACTCGCACTTTATTATGTTATAG
- the LOC113504967 gene encoding peroxisome assembly factor 2-like has product MNEQTSRKLWVIKFCLKVVYPKYNYYYFLVYLAIRYRIWNQKRNPNREDMDAFEIKTLPPHIMKTFLKERLEDNLPVLINKCIVISKEQFIQLGSENLFYLDNGVLWVGLKLTASERRKHKANVNENKEIKFNLHFMTSELHKKLWTGSDKSDIDNLRIVPIVGSRHVSENVAFTNEIEVFNINSCFGLNAAKDISVTFHPVPCLDSAPKIAAVAEVSLIVNDYDLANDFIKEVLSNHFEVPKLVSTNDIICIDLTPDMTAKYHYKYLDLVNSTGRLYFKCKKLSSDAEVTNESKDKVVHAFFIVKGVTQLTLGENIHSLKPKDEYFKPPLYKNSNVISQLCPTGLKEKFNQIQETIYPFLTGELDDLLSSMSSPIIPMLLLTGATGSGRYLLVKILAKYNGMNCLAIDCNALQSSTAKQTESKINSTVQKAKAAAPVIVVLDNFEVFAVDPENNEDCRVLEYFMNTITDLYQNYTKHPIVFIAITERQDLKPNVLRLFLEKFHIPRLNAQQRYEMLEWLATVMQLNIDGEEIVPTKNFYPHEDLVSLSKSSKDVLQRVAAKTETFLYGDIDTLLHFAIRESYLKQRNGYNQLPPDPNLHLVQEEDFNSALESIRGLQSQHLDAPKIPKVYWKDIGGLDTLKKELLKTIEFPIKYPHLFKNSSLKRSGILLYGPPGCGKTLVAKAVSTELNVSFLSVKGPELLNMYIGQSEENVRKVFESARASSPCIVFLDELDALAPRRGAAGDSGGASDRVVSQLLAELDGVASGEDADTTSFVFIMGATNRPDLLEQSLLRPGRLDKLIYVGPYCGLEEKTCVLKALCRNNKVREEVDLSAVAAALPDSCTGADLLQVVSTARAAAVRALVAKLHAGAVKESELSPDSVIIGATELLHAVESFRPSVTPEELAYYESLKTQM; this is encoded by the exons ATGAATGAACAAACTTCACGGAAACTATGggtgataaaattttgtttaaaagttgtcTATCCAAAGTACAACTACTACTATTTCCTGGTTTACCTTGCGATAAGGTATAGAATTTGGAACCAAAAGCGGAATCCTAATCGTGAAGATATGGATGCATTCGAAATTAAGACACTTCCTCCTCatataatgaaaacatttttaaaagaaagattAGAAGACAATTTACctgttcttataaataaatgcattgttATATCTAAAGAACAATTTATCCAGCTTGGCAgcgaaaacttattttatctgGACAATGGAGTACTTTGGGTTGGTTTGAAACTAACTGCATCTGAGAGAAGAAAGCACAAAGCAAATGtcaatgaaaacaaagaaatcaaatttaatCTCCACTTTATGACATCAGAACTGCACAAAAAGCTATGGACTGGATCAGATAAAAGTGATATAGATAATTTAAGAATAGTACCAATAGTAGGATCTAGGCACGTCTCTGAAAATGTAGCATTTACTaatgaaattgaagtttttaatattaattcttgCTTTGGATTGAATGCAGCAAAAGACATATCTGTGACATTCCATCCTGTGCCATGTTTGGACAGCGCACCCAAGATAGCAGCTGTGGCAGAAGTAAGCCTCATAGTGAATGATTATGACTTagcaaatgattttataaaagaggttttaagcaATCACTTTGAAGTACCCAAGTTAGTGAGTACAAATGACATTATCTGCATAGACCTCACTCCTGACATGACAGCTAAGTATCATTATAAGTACTTAGACTTGGTCAACTCAACAGGCAGACTATATTTCAAGTGTAAAAAGTTAAGCAGTGATGCTGAAGTGACAAATGAATCCAAGGACAAAGTAGTAcatgcattttttattgtaaaaggtGTCACACAGTTGACATTAGGAGAAAATATACACAGTTTAAAGCCAAAGGATGAATATTTCAAACCACCACTGTACAAAAACTCTAATGTTATATCTCAGCTATGTCCAACTGGGttgaaagaaaaatttaatCAGATTCAAGAAACTATCTATCCATTCTTGACTGGTGAATTAG ATGATTTGTTGTCATCAATGTCAAGTCCTATAATACCTATGTTACTTCTTACTGGGGCAACAGGATCAGGCAGATATCTTCTTGTCAAAATACTGGCAAAATACAATG gaatgAACTGCCTGGCAATAGACTGCAATGCGCTTCAGAGTTCAACTGCCAAACAAACAGAAAGCAAGATCAACTCCACTGTGCAGAAGGCAAAGGCAGCTGCTCCTGTTATTGTGGTGTTGGATAACTTTGAG GTGTTTGCAGTTGATCCAGAAAACAATGAAGACTGCAGAGTCTTAGAATACTTTATGAATACTATCACAGATTTATACCAGAACTACACAAAGCATCCCATTGTATTCATAGCTATAACAGAGAGACAAGACTTGAAGCCAAATGTGTTGAGATTGTTCCTAGAAAAGTTTCACATACCAAGACTTAATGCTCAACAGAGGTATGAAATGTTAGAGTGGTTGGCGACAGTCATGCAGCTCAACATAGATGGAGAAGAAATTGTGCCGACAAAGAACTTTTACCCACACGAAGACCTGGTCAGCCTAAGTAAATCTTCAAAAGACGTCTTACAAAGAGTAGCAGCGAAAACGGAGACCTTTCTGTACGGTGATATAGACACGCTTCTCCATTTTGCGATAAGAGAATCTTATCTGAAACAGCGTAATGGTTATAATCAATTGCCTCCTGATCCAAACTTGCATTTAGTTCAAGAAGAAGACTTTAATTCTGCACTAG AATCTATCAGAGGACTACAAAGTCAACATTTAGATGCTCCAAAAATTCCAAAAGTCTACTGGAAAGATATTGGCGGCTTGGATACACTGAAAAAAGAACTGTTAAAGACCATAGAGTTTCCCATCAAATACCcacatttattcaaaaattcaaGTCTGAAAAGATCAG GTATTCTACTCTATGGCCCACCAGGTTGTGGCAAAACGCTTGTAGCAAAAGCAGTCAGCACTGAGCTTAATGTGAGCTTCTTAAGTGTAAAAGGACCAGAACTACTTAATATGTATATTGGACAGTCAGAAGAAAATGTTAGGAAAG TTTTTGAGTCAGCGCGCGCGTCGTCGCCGTGCATCGTGTTCCTGGACGAGCTGGACGCGCTGGCCCCGCGCCGAGGTGCCGCCGGTGACTCGGGCGGCGCCAGCGACCGCGTCGTCAGCCAACTGCTCGCagaactagatggcgttgctaGCGGGGAAG ATGCAGATACAACGAGTTTTGTATTCATAATGGGTGCTACGAATCGTCCGGACTTACTAGAGCAGTCACTGCTGCGACCGGGCCGCCTGGACAAGCTCATATATGTGGGCCCCTACTGCGGGCTCGAAGAGAAGACTTGCGTACTTAAAGCACTGTGTAGAAA TAACAAGGTACGTGAGGAGGTGGACCTGAGCGCCGTGGCGGCGGCCCTGCCCGACAGCTGCACGGGCGCCGACCTGCTGCAGGTGGTCAGtaccgcgcgcgccgccgccgtgcGCGCTCTCGTGGCCAAGCTGCACGCTG GTGCAGTAAAAGAGAGTGAATTAAGCCCAGACTCTGTTATTATAGGCGCTACTGAATTACTACACGCAGTAGAATCATTTCGACCGTCTGTTACACCGGAAGAGTTGGCGTACTACGAATCACTGAAGACACAAATGTAG
- the LOC113505015 gene encoding isopentenyl-diphosphate Delta-isomerase 1-like: MRTIPRASNQTSGRRILSTLLASEWITIADLTPLAPPAIRPPWKHASTLAGGARRRASAVKLSAAGHRFIANWSHSGLTPRRYGTVPCDGIQQDPTGYVEQQRDEAIGQLDDKAEDVITAARRRLHHELGIPLDHMDPELFTFMTRVHYHDPGDGVFGEHEIDHVLFFQGDVKVKPNSNEISEYCFVPKSEFNAYLPTLEGPITPWFNMIRRHRLKLWWDNLHRLKELAEPDKIHKFMTENTK, from the exons ATGAGAACTATTCCAAGGGCCTCAAACCAGACGAGTGGGCGACGGATCCTCTCTACCCTTTTAGCGAGTGAGTGGATCACAATCGCTGACTTGACTCCCCTCGCGCCGCCGGCCATCCGACCGCCTTGGAAACACGCCAGCACTCT agcgggcggcgcgcggcggcgggcgtcGGCAGTGAAGTTGAGTGCGGCGGGCCACCGCTTTATAGCAAATTGGAGTCATAGCGGGTTGACACCGAGACGGTATGGCACTGTCCCATGTGACGGGATACAACAAGACCCAACGGGCTATGTCGAGCAGCAACGAGATGAGGCCATCGGACAG TTAGATGACAAGGCTGAAGACGTCATCACAGCCGCGCGGCGCAGGCTCCACCACGAACTGGGCATCCCCTTAGATCAT ATGGACCCCGAGTTGTTCACTTTCATGACCCGCGTGCACTACCACGACCCCGGCGACGGCGTGTTCGGCGAGCACGAGATCGACCACGTCCTCTTCTTCCAGGGCGACGTCAAGGTCAAACCGAACTCCAACGAAATCTCCGAGTACTGCTTCGTGCCTAAATCTGAATTTAACGC GTACCTCCCGACCCTGGAGGGGCCCATCACGCCGTGGTTCAACATGATCCGTCGCCATCGACTGAAGCTCTGGTGGGACAACCTGCACCGGCTGAAGGAGCTCGCGGAACCCGACAAGATACACAAGTTTATGACTGAAAATACTAAATAG
- the LOC113504971 gene encoding RDS/peripherin-like protein xRDS35, which translates to MYLTWASFNNIRMLMMACMPVVIFYLIWLVNTSEGIRSEEGTLLDLVCWPDGNAIPVIIACGSVIAVVIELYGLYQLFKAGLPKREYDVTNGLFYYVWALIIMIIIFLAIMFYSGLQSTIIRAKIKGGITKAMLRYSSHLPSKVAIDRLQTRFHCCGRVNFQEWFYIPWYMNGEHIDSKTFSNHKFVSDNVPYSCCSMEELYPCIHHGVTQPGTIYKYNPAKQLTIWNYGCEEKLINEMMSVSWRFNAVMALIIIAMIMQVIAVRYLHTAYRSGLHVGNQITCKAYLLRSLTDTEPPKNAVRKKVFKKRKFRQARTLHWVSVSYRRGKKRFVTSSASDANSSDELLKPIYE; encoded by the exons atgtatcTAACGTGGgcttcttttaataacatacGGATGCTGATGATGGCTTGCATGCCTGTAGTAATATTCTATCTGATATGGTTGGTAAATACTTCGGAAGGCATACGTAGTGAAGAGGGAACATTGCTGGATCTTGTGTGTTGGCCAGATGGCAATGCTATACCCGTTATTATTGCTTGCGGTTCTGTTATTGCAGTTGTTATAGAG ctCTACGGATTATATCAGCTATTCAAGGCTGGTTTGCCAAAGAGAGAATACGACGTTACTAACGGCCTTTTTTATTACGTTTGGGCTTTAATTATCATGATAATTATATTCCTCGCAATCATGTTTTATTCCGGACTTCAGTCAACAATTATACGAG CTAAGATCAAAGGTGGTATCACTAAAGCCATGCTGAGATACTCAAGCCACCTCCCATCTAAAGTGGCTATAGACAGACTACAGACGAGGTTCCACTGCTGCGGCCGAGTCAACTTCCAGGAGTGGTTTTATATCCCGTGGTATATGAACGGGGAGCATATCGACTCAAAAACATT TTCAAACCACAAGTTTGTATCAGACAACGTCCCGTACAGTTGTTGTTCCATGGAAGAATTGTACCCTTGTATACACCATGGAGTCACACAACCGGGAACCATATACAAGTACAACCCTGCG AAACAATTAACGATATGGAATTATGGCTGCGAGGAAAAACTCATTAACGAAATGATGTCAGTTTCATGGCGGTTTAATGCTGTTATGGCCCTAATTATCATTGCTATG ATCATGCAAGTGATAGCAGTGAGGTATCTCCACACAGCGTACAGAAGCGGTCTTCACGTTGGCAATCAGATTACTTGTAAGGCCTACCTGCTCAGGTCCCTCACTGACACGGAACCGCCTAAGAATGCGGTCAGGAAGAAAGTGTTCAAGAAGAGAAAGTTCAGACAAGCGCGGACACTGCATTGGGTCTCAGTGTCGTATCGACGAGGCAAGAAAAGATTTGTAACCTCCTCGGCTTCAGATGCTAACAGTTCTGATGAACTGCTGAAGCCTATTTATGAGTGA
- the LOC113504968 gene encoding uncharacterized protein LOC113504968 isoform X1, which yields MAQVNEIEPTWNILGDSFPKQYEVPEEVEKKPKAENISKIKLKLQDIQDAHNRIKSDVVFTPVIEAKYVGKNFCNVFLKCENLQNTGSFKARGACNILSSMSPSDKSKGCTVSGGRNYLSAMTYYGFKQSVPINVIVPKDCPLVDKHTYKENFAIVKVHGNDLNDASLHALTYCDEIGSNYVHGSDRLDLIAGYGTLGLELLTQMDKMDAILCPVGSGGLVASLVLAVKSLKPNCLIYGVECSAAPTMTKALQEKKPVMIQLNPTIADSLSTIIASNNAFNIVRGYLDRMITVDEVWISRAMINILEREKMVVEGAAACPVAAVMAGKVPELRGKNIVCVLSGGNINSSRMSRVIDRGMAAEGRLVKFSVALPDVPGAMAKLLAKVTDNGADVKSFVPERAWMRRDIFTVSVNMLIETSDIHHAKDLEKKLLKDYPHSHFIML from the exons ATGGCTCAAGTAAATGAAATAGAACCAACGTGGAACATCCTCGGCGACAGTTTCCCCAAACAATACGAAGTACCTGAG GAAGTTGAAAAGAAACCTAAAGCGGAAAATATAAGCAAAATCAAGCTAAAGCTGCAGGACATACAGGATGCTCATAATAGGATCAAGAGCGACGTCGTATTTACACCAGTAATC gaagctaaatatgtaggaaaaaacttttgtaatgttttcttgaAATGCGAGAATTTACAGAACACAGGAAG TTTCAAAGCACGTGGAGCTTGTAATATACTGTCCAGCATGTCGCCCTCAGACAAAAGCAAAGGTTGCACCGTATCGGGTGGTAGAAACTACCTTAGCGCGATGACATACTACGGATTCAAGCAGTCAGTGCCTATCAACGTGATAGTACCGAAGGATTGTCCTCTGGTCGACAAACACACGTACAAGGAGAACTTCGCGATTGTGAAAGTTCACGGCAATGATCTGAACGACGCCAGCCTGCATGCACTCACTTACTGTGACGAAATTGGTTCCAATTATGTTCACGG GTCTGACCGCTTGGACCTGATAGCGGGCTACGGCACTCTAGGGTTGGAATTACTTACTCAGATGGACAAGATGGATGCTATATTATGTCCGGTCGGCAGTGGCGGCCTTGTGGCCAGCCTCGTACTGGCTGTCAAGAGTCTAAAGcctaattgtttaatttac GGCGTTGAATGTTCGGCGGCTCCTACAATGACTAAAGCGCTCCAAGAAAAGAAGCCAGTTATGATACAACTAAACCCGACCATCGCTGACAGTCTCAGTACCATCATAGCCAGTAATAACGCTTTCAACATTGTAAGAGGATACTTGGACAGAATG ATAACAGTCGATGAAGTGTGGATATCGCGAGCCATGATCAACATTCTGGAACGAGAAAAGATGGTGGTGGAAGGTGCCGCTGCCTGTCCTGTCGCTGCGGTGATGGCTGGGAAGGTTCCGGAGCTACGCGGTAAAAA CATCGTGTGCGTATTATCTGGCGGCAACATCAACAGCAGTCGCATGTCACGGGTGATCGACCGCGGCATGGCGGCGGAGGGCCGCCTCGTCAAGTTCAGCGTGGCGCTGCCCGACGTGCCGGGCGCCATGGCCAAGCTGCTGGCGAAGGTCACGGACAACGGCGCCGACGTCAAGAGCTTCGTACCCGAACGGGCGTGGATGAGAAGAGATATCTTTACAGTTTCT GTAAATATGCTGATTGAAACAAGCGACATACATCACGCCAAGGATTTAGAAAAGAAATTACTCAAGGACTACCCTCACTCGCACTTTATTATGTTATAG
- the LOC113504970 gene encoding uncharacterized protein LOC113504970, with amino-acid sequence MDETLIKDDRPHVLSFNEIKQAAERIEGGIIHTPLCEAKISKYMDYNIYLKCENLQYSGSCAERGIRNAMLAYGVAGSERGIIVPSHGNMALGAAYQGSTLGVPVTVVLPERTPPAHAQRCSELGADVVLCGDSLDDAITYAKKVHRDSRQIYMESDDPLVMAGLGTLGLEIITQLPEADAVIVPVGSGGLLASVLIACKKLKCSCLVYGAECSKVPKMMKALQAGYPVPVNVVPNLSEGLNTSIVGVNAFATLKGRLDRMLLVDEVYIARAMISMLERERLVADGAGVCAIAAVMQGLAPELRGKRAVCIVSGGNIDSGRLSRTIQRGLGSSGRLMRFAVAVPDHRSGLEHLAKVISDQNAVLKSLVTEQMWVHSDVTTTWANVVVETTNEDHATNFKEKVRDVYPSARFAVADLDEKHKISVR; translated from the exons atg GATGAAACGTTAATTAAAGATGACCGTCCGCATGTGTTGTCATTTAATGAAATCAAACAAGCTGCGGAGAGAATAGAAGGTGGTATCATTCACACACCACTTTGC GAAGCAAAGATCAGCAAATACATGGActacaacatttatttgaaatgtgaaAACTTGCAATACAGTGGAAG TTGCGCGGAGCGAGGCATCCGTAACGCAATGTTGGCGTACGGAGTGGCGGGCAGTGAGCGCGGCATTATTGTGCCCTCTCATGGGAACATGGCGCTAGGCGCTGCCTACCAGGGCAGTACTCTAGGCGTCCCG GTGACGGTGGTGTTACCGGAGCGCACTccgccggcgcacgcgcagcgctGCTCCGAGCTCGGCGCCGATGTCGTGCTATGCGGGGACTCCCTCGACGACGCGATCACATACGCCAAGAAAGTGCACAGAGACAGCCGGCAAATATACATGGA GTCTGACGATCCTTTGGTGATGGCCGGCCTGGGCACGTTGGGGTTGGAGATCATCACGCAGCTGCCCGAAGCGGACGCGGTGATAGTCCCAGTGGGCTCCGGCGGGTTGCTGGCGAGCGTTCTCATCGCCTGCAAGAAACTTAAGTGCTCCTGTCTAGTTTAT GGGGCGGAGTGCTCGAAGGTGCCAAAAATGATGAAAGCGCTGCAGGCAGGGTACCCAGTACCGGTGAACGTTGTCCCGAACCTGAGCGAAGGACTTAACACCTCTATTGTGGGGGTTAATGCCTTTGCCACACTCAAGGGAAGACTAGATAGGATG TTGTTAGTCGACGAAGTGTACATAGCGCGAGCCATGATATCGATGTTGGAGCGCGAGCGGCTGGTGGCGGACGGCGCCGGCGTGTGCGCCATCGCGGCTGTCATGCAAGGCCTCGCGCCAGAGCTCCGGGGAAAACG AGCGGTGTGCATAGTAAGCGGCGGCAACATCGACTCGGGCCGGCTGTCGCGCACGATCCAGCGCGGGCTGGGCTCGAGCGGGCGGCTCATGCGTTTCGCCGTGGCCGTGCCCGACCACCGAAGTGGGTTGGAGCACCTTGCCAAGGTCATATCAGACCAGAACGCCGTGCTCAAGAGCCTCGTCACCGAACAGATGTGGGTGCACAGCGATGTTACTACCACATGG GCTAATGTGGTGGTGGAAACAACAAATGAGGATCATGCTACGAATTTCAAAGAAAAGGTGCGAGATGTGTATCCATCTGCTAGATTTGCAGTCGCTGACCTCGACGAAAAGCACAAAATTTCAGTCCGATGA
- the LOC113505016 gene encoding isopentenyl-diphosphate Delta-isomerase II-like — MWVKGRLVGRIYADTEFIINLQLQPKDFTLLARILYMDPGDGVWGEFELDYVLILQKDVDIKPNPDEVADIQYVPRNKFDNFIANLKYPVTPWFKLMYRHMLPYWWDNLHRLDEIAEPQKIRSFVKKL; from the exons ATGTGGGTCAAGGGGAGGTTGGTAGGCAGGATCTACGCAGATACTGAAT TTATCATTAATTTGCAGTTACAACCTAAGGACTTCACTCTTCTAGCTCGGATACTCTACATGGACCCCGGCGACGGGGTATGGGGGGAGTTTGAACTAGACTATGTGTTAATTCTTCAGAAGGACGTAGATATTAAACCCAATCCCGATGAAGTAGCTGACATCCAATACGTGCCAAGAAACAAATTTGACAA TTTCATCGCAAATCTAAAATATCCCGTGACACCCTGGTTCAAACTGATGTACCGGCACATGCTGCCCTACTGGTGGGACAACCTGCACAGGCTCGACGAAATCGCTGAACCACAAAAAATACGATCCTTCGTTAAAAAACTGTAA